A single window of Deltaproteobacteria bacterium DNA harbors:
- a CDS encoding DNA-binding protein has product MEQRVFGPERKIDPKDQPRGTWKEQQAADYIGMKVATLRQWRFLSKGPVFLKIGRSCRYRKEDLDAFLEKSAVNPLA; this is encoded by the coding sequence ATGGAACAGCGAGTATTCGGACCCGAGCGCAAGATTGACCCCAAGGACCAGCCAAGGGGGACGTGGAAGGAACAGCAGGCGGCGGACTACATCGGCATGAAGGTAGCAACTCTTCGGCAATGGCGGTTTCTTTCCAAGGGACCCGTTTTTTTGAAAATCGGTCGGTCTTGCAGATACCGCAAGGAAGACCTGGACGCTTTCCTGGAAAAGTCCGCAGTCAACCCGCTGGCGTAG